In Methanobacterium sp., one genomic interval encodes:
- a CDS encoding hydrogenase iron-sulfur subunit has protein sequence MEWTPKIIVFCCNWCSYGGADTAGTARMQYPPNVRIIRVMCSGRINPLFVLKAFDEGADGVMVAGCHFGDCHYDRGNFACDRRIKALKTVMKTLGLEEGRFYLDWISASEGEKFANTMKMVSDQVKELGPFSWRKNKAEIG, from the coding sequence ATGGAATGGACCCCCAAAATAATAGTTTTCTGTTGTAACTGGTGTTCCTATGGTGGAGCAGACACTGCAGGTACAGCAAGGATGCAATATCCCCCAAACGTGCGCATAATCAGAGTAATGTGTTCAGGTAGAATAAATCCTCTTTTCGTCTTAAAAGCATTTGACGAAGGGGCAGATGGAGTAATGGTTGCCGGATGTCACTTTGGAGACTGTCACTACGACAGAGGAAACTTCGCATGTGACCGACGAATAAAGGCTTTGAAAACAGTGATGAAGACCTTGGGTCTTGAAGAAGGAAGATTCTACCTTGACTGGATATCTGCTTCCGAAGGTGAAAAATTCGCCAATACAATGAAAATGGTAAGTGATCAGGTTAAAGAACTTGGTCCCTTCTCATGGAGAAAGAATAAAGCAGAAATAGGGTGA